CATCTGTAACGGAAAGCTCTCCACCCATTTTCCTAACACATTGCTGCAACTCCGAAGGTGATATCTTCCCATCTCCATTCTCATCAAAGTGGTTAAACACTCGCTCAAATTGTTCCCACTTATtcatcatcaataatctaatGGATCAAAACTAATAAATAGTAGAATAGTAGCTATATATAAGGTTACGtactaaaatgaaaatgaagtaaATACACAAACGCACATATATATAGATACTAGAAATTTTTGGAAAGAAGAGCTGGCATCGAAATCTTACTTTTAGGTCTCGTGAGAAATGGAGACTATGTAGTTATATTCCTCGTATGATGCCGCGTGTCGTGAGTTGACCAGCCAACTTGTGAGACAAGGGGTTGAAATGAAGCCCAGTGGGTAGTTTCGTAAATCAGAAAAGTAAAGAAGACCGATGATCTTATACGACATGCATGGGTCACGCTATATGGCATCAGATTAAGTTCTTTTCATTTGTGTTCAACGAAAGACCAAAAGGAATCAACGAAGAAATGACCATTCGGGCATGGCAAAACAGACTTTGAAATCTTACAACATAGCGTCTCTGATATGCCGGCGTGTTTGTctttaaatgcttttttttttgttaggatatatattaaaattatattttttattttaaaaattttatttataatatagaaCGTCGTCAAAATAGCGTTCAAAGGGCAATGGGAAAAACAAAACGTTCCTCAAGTGTGGAATGTTCGAGATATATAGAAAGTTAAAGATAAAGAGGACGGAGCTCTCTTTCCGTCTTTTCCACGAACGACTTTTCAAAAGACAATAACCATCACCTAATTAGTTAACAACGCCTCTCAGATTCAGACACGTCGGCATGACACAGCCCACTCCGCACgatgtatgtatatattttctatgaaaaaaatgtaaatacTAAAAGTCCAAAATGTAATCTAGAAGGGTGTGGCTTTATGAGTGAGCATAAACAATAAAGAATCATTGTGATGATATGAAAGGGATTTATTGTATATATGGTTTATGTACTTTTGACATTTTTTAATgtggtcttttttattttttactttattttttgtttagtcgATCCTTTACTCAAGAGATTTAATCCTTCTTCTAATTTTTGTacaattttttactttaattatttaaaatataaaaaacaaaatctgacACGTGTCTCTCACATATCAATccatttttaacaaataaaaaaaacaaattagttaCATTGAGGTGTTGTTAAATTGTAGTTTGTATATTAGATAATTAaagagaattttatttaaattcactAATAATAGGAAATCAACTATTACTAGTACATTTACTAGTTGAGAGTTTCATGGGCAATAACAAATTATTAGTAAGAGTggcatatattaatttgtatatgaaattgagatttataaaattagtattCCAATAAATGGAGGATGAATGATTAAAATTCTTAATGaaatttcaatgtaaaaaaacatttcaccTATATGAACATATGAAATGATGCCACTCCAACAAGTATTTGAAAAACTTTGTAAATGTTCGTGAATTCAGGGAGTAGCACAAGACCAtattaatactaaaataatgttgaatttttgttttagattaattGGATTATGTGTGTAGTATTTCCAATTCTATTGAATAAAATCCTGATTTAAGCTTTTTTGTCATCATGATTTCTTTAGAGTTTCAAAATGCTTTCACTAAAAAGAGGTTTAAAtctaaatatactttttttatgcGTGAAACATGATGCCGTCTAATATTACAAGCTAAATGGAGGATTGTTGTTAAAATATAGCttgtgtattatttatttaaagagaaCTTTGTCCTGTATTGAAAAGGTAAGAGGTTTTGTTGTATCTTATAGTACAAGGGACATCAATTTGGAAGTTGGAGggaaaaccaaaattaatacatatatatatatatatatatatatatatatatatatatctcccgttattattttcaaaattaattaatctaataattatgCATAATTTGTTCATATAATTATGAATGAAGAGTCGCCTTTTAAACTCTACAAACATATTGGTCTACATAGGTGTATCTTTAAACTCTGAAAATACATTGATCTGAAGAGGTGTGCATCTAAACTTTACAGACATATTGgtctaaaatgatattattttatttataaatattagtttattgttgccaaaaattaattagaaataatattatttctcttctttattttctctatacAAACTCTTTGTTTACAtttattagaaacaaaatagaacttaataaatttatagaagTTATTGTTTATAAGTTTAAAGCCTTGTTGTATCCTGAAGGTATATTGCTTTAACTTTGCAGTAAATATAGTGGGGGCATTTAATACCTTAAAAATAGTGACCTTCATGCCTCAAAGCTTGTATGATAAATGCTCTGAAAATAAGTATATGAATGTTTAATGAATAGGAAAAAATATAACCCTTTATGTGAGTGGTTTAAAGGATCTATATAACTGTTGAACTTTATTATGTTACTTGAATGGAGGGGTTGGAACATCATCTCCTTCTGGTAGATTTAATAAGGGATAAATATcctttatataatatttaaaaaactattgttCTTAGAATTAAAGGCTCATTATCTCATTTATTGCAATTCCTTATTAAAAGTCATTGACTTTACTTTATCATCTAAAAGTATATAAATCCCACAAAAAAGGATTGTTTTGCAGATATTAGATCTTCTATCACCAACCATCAATTTCATGAATTCTGGAGAATAGAATATTGATATGAATGTGTAAACATCATCTATCCAAACACTAAAAAAGCCCTCATTCCTAAGTATATTGGATTTTGGATCATCATAAATTGATGTTGtctataaaaattgataaaaaaaacccatcaattgTTCTTTCAAAACTAGTTTTTGACATATTTAATCACTATTTATGACAAAGAATCAAGATATCCTTGGGATAGGACATGTCAGAGACCCTTCTGCGGTTATTAGCACATTAACTCCGTCAAAGTTTtaacaactcatcaatcaaGTGTAAGCCCTTACCCTAGCCGTGTTGGCATCGTAATAGAAACATCATGTCTTGTCACCCCATCAAGTCTTAGTACATGAGGTAGCTCTCTCAGTACCAACCTCTCAACCATAAGCAATCCTCTCTATTAGGAGACAATTTTATTATCCAAAGAAGGTTAGGCAAAATGACTAAGAAAGCTTTCCACCTTGATGATCTCCCAATCTCTCTAGATATTGTTCTCATAGATATGAAGCTCTCCCAATTAGCGATCACTTTAAACATGATCTTTTTAGCCACCACGAGATTGAAGTTAGCTATCAATATTATTGTTTCATGCCAGAATCATTCAGCTCCCCAAAGCCTATTCGATAAAAATCAGGAAGAAGTATGGCTGGTAGATACATCCAAGATGAAATCAACAGTCCTCATGAGATAAGAGGGTTATATTTATCTAGACGAGTCTTGCACACCCTTATCCCTAAAGAGTACATCTCCACCAAGATGACTTTGGATAACTATGATGGTCTCGTAAATCCATGAGAACATGTCCAAAACATATGCAGCAACCTTGAGTTGGTCATTTAATATGGTAATGCCATATGCAAGTTTcttcatatgatttttaaagGAACAACACGAGCCTGGTATAACAACCTTGAGTCGGGCTCTATCACGGGTTTTAATAATCTTTATGTTAAACTTGTGTAATGATTTAGCATTAGTATACCTGTTAAGAGGAGCTCCACAAAACTCTTTGGTATTACTCAATCAGGAGAGGAATCTACTAGGGTATATTTGAAGAGATTCAACAAAGAAATGCCTAAAATGAAGGAATTGATGGAGCCAGTAGCTTTAGAGGCTTTGATATGTGGAGTGAGGAAATGCTCTTTATGTAAAGATTTGTATGCTCTGCTAGAAAGAAACTTATTAAAGTTAAAGGAATTCATAGAGAATCATATATGAGTGGAAGAAGCTGTTATGTTCTTCAATAAGATTAAAAGCATGGGCCTCCATGTTTTTACCAAAAGGTTGAAGATGAGAAACCTTTCAAACAAAATAGATCTCCTAGTAAAGATAATAATTCCAAAAAAGGTCAGAAAATGCCTGTAAAGGATCATATATAATACCTCGAGAGGAGACATATGACTCCTTTGAATGCCATGCTTATTGAAGTCTTTACAACCATCAAGAGAAAAGACTTTGTTCAATACCCACCTCCTATAGTGTCACCTCCACACATACATACCTCCAAGAAGTTTTGCTTATTCCACAAGGTTACAGGTCATGATACAAAATATTGCTTCacaataaataagaaatttgaGAGATTGATAGTCAAAGAGTTGTCTAAAGCAATTTGTAAAAGGGCATGTCTATATGGAACGTGATAGAGAAAAGCTCAGCCAACTTGTTCAAGCCCTACCTAAGATCAATGTAATTTTAGGAGGCATTTTGATTGGGTGAGATACTTCTAATGGAAAGAGAAAGTATGGAAAACAAGTCCTCACAATGGCTAGGGAATGTTTTTTTCGTgtgattttttgttcttaaagtGATTATAGGGTGTTTAGGATTGGAAATGGGTTTTCTAAggtttctataatatttttaaatgacaacaagttaaaaaaaaataggtttttaagATCCAAAATCTCCAATGTCAATTTTTCAGTGATagaaaataactagaaaattGTTTAGTAGATGATTggtaaacaaaatatcaattattattattattattattattattatatgataagaaatataaaaattgatttactattaaacatattaaaaaatctcaacccCGAATTTGAGTAGTATTTATTAAACCCCCTAAAACCATTACACAAGTTATAGAATCCACTtggtcaattttttattattttattatatgataagaaatacaaaaattgtttaattgttaactcaatattaaaggataaaattcaataaaaacaacacattaaatgatgaaatcaaaaggataaaaaaaccataaaatatataaaaaagggctAAGAATTCTCAACCTAACTTTTTGATTAGAATTTAGTCAACCCGTCAAACTCGTTACGCGAGTTATGAACtccaataattatatttaactttttaaatttattatgataaaaataaaaaaattaatttattataaattaaatattaaaggataaaattgaataaaacccTATGATAaatatggaattgaaaaaaaaatgaagataaaaaaatgactaagaaaagaaaagcactaTTGTGCTGGATTTTTGtcttttgtgtttgatttaaaaatatagcaaTCATTGGGATTCAAACCCGTAGCCTCTCCCAATATAGAATGTCACGCATTAACCAAGGAAGCCAAAGAAGCTGataaccaaatattaaattactattttaacctaatttattatttatatgaaaagttAAAATGACCCCACCCATTTTAGTTGTATTGATAGTCAaagttaataaatcttttttaagttattatgttaaacataaataatatgtttttatttttctattaaaaaaagcatGATATCCAAAAGACATGCATAATATTACTTTTTTCTCTTACATTATAAATATGCAACCtctatttttttagcttaattttttttttttgtttttagatcattgtGATGTATTGAtgtgaaacataatttttttttttaattattaaccattttgagaaatggTCTAGCCATTTTGAGAAATggtctaattatttttatgtttttggtattttctagttttctttagTTGTTTTGGTTTAGGTTGTGTGAATATTGCAAGGTGTCCTAAACAAGTTGAGTGCTAATTGAAAAAACCctattataaaatattgattgatgAAGTCGATAACCATTATATTTATAAGTTCTTCATTCTTGACCTTTgtgaatcattttcttgcttGTTTGATGATTTCATGAATGTTGTTATCTAAAACATCACAAAGGTGTGTGCAACATATAATACACATATTCATACTTATATGGCATGAATTGTGTTTTACTTAAGAATTAGAATAAGATTAATGCATGTGGCACACAAGCATGTTTCATATAGCATATTAGCATAGActtattaaatcatttaatcATTATAGTATGACATTTAAAAGCTTCATGATATATATCATGATTTATCAATATGGCATACTTATAAGCATGAACATATGTATGCATTCATCAAGACTATAtctaatcaatattttataatagaCATATGAAATATTACTTAGTTCATAACATCAATAATCAAGGTTTATGTTATCatcaaaacataatgaaaaactTCATTAAATTATCATTGTAATCAAGAGGCTAGCAAAGATATTGCCGAGACTTATAGactaaaaggaagaaaaaatgatGCGAACAAGCCTAACAATCCCTATGTCAAACTAATTATGGGTAAATGCACTAAATATGGGACCTAAAGCATCATTCTAATGATTGTATGAGATAAAAATTGATCAACATGTTTGAGAAGCAATATGAGAGAATATTTTAAAGGTGAATACGAGTTATATAAACTTTATGGAAATTATGAGCATTTATATAAATCCTAAAGACTAATTCAAGAGTGATGTTTGTGGTGTAGGAATTAAGGGTATATTCTCCCGATAAAATAGAACCATGACATTCTATAGTGAGAAGTTAAATGATTCTAGATTGAAGTGGTCGACATATGATAAGGAATTTTAtgctatttttcaaactttgaaTAAGTGGAAGCATTATCTCATAGGCAAgagatttttattatgttatgatCATTAGGCATTAAAATTCCTACATGTacataagtaaataaataatattatacaaaTGAGATGGGTGACTTACTTGCTGCAATTTCTAATTAGAATTGTGTGCAGGGCTGGAGTCTTGAGTAGGGTTGTTGATGttttgagtagaaatgaagtaTTACTAATCACTTTAAGGGAAAAGATCActaagtttaattatttttacattccTTGATTCAAGATTTGTATAGAGAAGGCTTAGTTAGTGACTTGGGATGAAAATAGATAAGTGATGTAGTCATTAAAATGCATTATTTGCTTTACTTGAAATATGATACTGGTAAGTTTGTGGAAAACCACTATATTTGTTAAACTGTCAAAGATCAAGCACAAAATATAAGTTTTCTCTCTGCATGTAAATGGACATTTCCATCAAAAGTACTGTAAATGGACATTTCCTTGATCAGAAAGCAATTACAATTTCTTTAATATACTGATCTTATTAGTCCATGAAGGGGTTACAAAACACTGTGGAGATTACATGAAAACCTGCTCTCACAATCTGCTCCACCAAAATCTATATAGCGTGCATGTCCACCATGTATACTTTTGCATCTCATCATAACATTCAACAAGATCAAAggatttaaaacttatttaacgATACTAAATATTGTCTGAACAATAGTGAGAATCAAAAGAGTAGCAGCcgcaaagaaagaaataattgaCCATGGGGTGCGAAAGTAAGTGTTCATCAACAGAGCACGCCATCTTGGAATCTTGCGCCGGTAATACGTGTTCACGTCCTGGCACAGTTTTAgataatagtattttttcaagtaagcATCCTGATAAAGCTTGTTGAAGAATTGCGTTGCCTCATCTGGATTCAACCAATTATCAATGATTCCACTACTGGTGAATTTATCCATATCTGTGGTAGTGTTAATGAGGCTGTCTAGGAGGACGGCATATGAAGTGATTCTGTCAGTGCATTTTGGACAAGACTGCTCATAGCTGATGAGGTTTCGAATGATGACTTCAGTTGTCTCCTGAATTAGCAATGGAGGGATTTCCAGGACACCATTTTGGAATTTTATATCCAAGATGCTTCTTGACTTACccaccttcaatttaattccgGCGCCTACAAGATTTGTGACGGAAGGAATAGGTTCCCATCCCATTTCACCATCTTCCTCTTTTCCAGATGACAAAACTAACCAATTTCTTAAGAGGTCAAGCAAATGTTTTGGTCCTTGGTTAGAGGGAACTATGGAGGGTGGATTGGATGAAAAAATGTTGTGAAAGAAATGAAGGGCAAGTTGCGCGAGGGTTGTCGTCTTTCCAGGTTCCGCGGTCATCCTGAACAAGTGTTCAAGGACCAACCATGGTATTTGGTTTTCTGCCAATATCAAGTCATGATTTAGGTACTGCAACATACAAGACATGTTGAAGATAGGATCATCATCTTCTCTAAGACTATTATCTTTATCCTTTCTAAATAGCTCAATAAGAAAGCAACCATCTGTTACCAATATTTCGACAAAATCCTCTACACCGACATGAATTGGTCCAGCATAACACGAACGTGCCTCTTTCTCGATCCCCGTGGTGGATTTGATCAACTCCTTCAGTGTTATGCTCGCAGATCTTCGGGAGAGAAGGCCTTTGAGATACTTCAGTTTAATTTTCTCTGTAGATTTCATCAGAGGATGGTGACGGTGCCAGGGGCCAATTGAAAATGCGTTGGGGGTATAAGCTTTTTCGCTATGCCTTCGGAGAATTGGGGGCACTCTAAATATGCATACTTTATCAGGCATTATCAAATTCTGGGACATCTTACTTCCAACCGAAGAGGTCAATGAATCAATATCA
This genomic interval from Populus alba chromosome 1, ASM523922v2, whole genome shotgun sequence contains the following:
- the LOC118063501 gene encoding UPF0481 protein At3g47200 isoform X2, yielding MARSERDGGTRSADICGPSYEVDDQVTVDIDSLTSSVGSKMSQNLIMPDKVCIFRVPPILRRHSEKAYTPNAFSIGPWHRHHPLMKSTEKIKLKYLKGLLSRRSASITLKELIKSTTGIEKEARSCYAGPIHVGVEDFVEILYLNHDLILAENQIPWLVLEHLFRMTAEPGKTTTLAQLALHFFHNIFSSNPPSIVPSNQGPKHLLDLLRNWLVLSSGKEEDGEMGWEPIPSVTNLVGAGIKLKVGKSRSILDIKFQNGVLEIPPLLIQETTEVIIRNLISYEQSCPKCTDRITSYAVLLDSLINTTTDMDKFTSSGIIDNWLNPDEATQFFNKLYQDAYLKKYYYLKLCQDVNTYYRRKIPRWRALLMNTYFRTPWSIISFFAAATLLILTIVQTIFSIVK
- the LOC118063501 gene encoding UPF0481 protein At3g47200 isoform X1 codes for the protein MARSERDGGTRSADICGPSYEVDDQVTVDIDSLTSSVGSKMSQNLIMPDKVCIFRVPPILRRHSEKAYTPNAFSIGPWHRHHPLMKSTEKIKLKYLKGLLSRRSASITLKELIKSTTGIEKEARSCYAGPIHVGVEDFVEILVTDGCFLIELFRKDKDNSLREDDDPIFNMSCMLQYLNHDLILAENQIPWLVLEHLFRMTAEPGKTTTLAQLALHFFHNIFSSNPPSIVPSNQGPKHLLDLLRNWLVLSSGKEEDGEMGWEPIPSVTNLVGAGIKLKVGKSRSILDIKFQNGVLEIPPLLIQETTEVIIRNLISYEQSCPKCTDRITSYAVLLDSLINTTTDMDKFTSSGIIDNWLNPDEATQFFNKLYQDAYLKKYYYLKLCQDVNTYYRRKIPRWRALLMNTYFRTPWSIISFFAAATLLILTIVQTIFSIVK